From Caloenas nicobarica isolate bCalNic1 chromosome 18, bCalNic1.hap1, whole genome shotgun sequence, a single genomic window includes:
- the LOC135996015 gene encoding cytochrome P450 2C5-like, whose protein sequence is MDAGSAGVLVTLLLLSILWFLVWRTGRMRRQLPPGPAPWPILGNLWQKDVVPLHRTHVKLSSTYGPIFTIWPGLKPAVVLCGYEVVKDALLGHSEEFGGRPEIPLLMQLSKNYGFLSNDEEKWRELRRFTLSTLRDFGMGKNSMSQRVQEEVQHLVKQLEKLEGSTFVPMTMFRYAVANVICSVVFGSRYSYSDMAFLELLNAIGNYISFFASPFAMVYNAFPNIMNHLPGPHRKALAECEKLKDYIRERVELHKLTLDPSCPRDYIDCFLLRAEKGKSSPDTMYGNEDLVMSVFNLFGAGTVTTSNLLVFFLLVLAKHPHIQAKVQEEIDAVVGAGRAPRTEDKLRMPYTNAVIHELQRLHKTRIENFPRMMTQDIVFRGHTIPKGTAVIPIFSSVHTDPSQWENPQEFYPGHFLDEKGEFRKREAFMPFSVGKRMCPGEALARIELFLFLTTLLQSFTFQMAVEYEEMDLFSLWIEIERRAVPGEFFAIRRTVSS, encoded by the exons ATGGATGCTGGATCGGCTGGCGTGCTTGTtaccctccttctcctctccatcctgTGGTTCCTGGTCTGGAGAACTGGCAGGATGAGAAGGCAGCTGCCCCCCGGACCAGCCCCGTGGCCCATTCTGGGCAACCTATGGCAAAAGGACGTTGTGCCCCTCCACAGGACCCATGTGAAG ctcagcagcacataCGGCCCCATCTTCACCATCTGGCCGGGGCTGAAGCCGGCAGTGGTGCTCTGCGGGTATGAGGTGGTGAAGGATGCTCTGCTGGGCCACTCTGAGGAGTTTGGAGGGAGACCTGAAATCCCCCTCCTGATGCAGCTATCAAAAAACTATG GTTTTCTCTCCAACGACGAGGAGAAGTGGCGGGAGCTGCGGAGGTTCACACTCAGCACCCTGCGGGACTTTGGGATGGGGAAGAACTCCATGTCGCAGCGGGTGCAAGAGGAGGTCCAGCACCTGGtgaaacagctggaaaaactcGAAG GAAGCACCTTTGTGCCAATGACGATGTTCAGATACGCAGTTGCCAACGTGATCTGCTCCGTTGTCTTCGGGAGCCGTTACAGCTACAGCGACATGGCCTTTCTGGAGCTACTGAACGCGATCGGGAATTACATCAGCTTTTTTGCCTCCCCTTTTGCCATG gtCTACAACGCCTTCCCCAACATCATGAACCACCTCCCGGGGCCACACAGGAAAGCCCTGGCTGAGTGCGAGAAGCTGAAAGATTACATCCGAGAAAGAGTGGAGCTTCACAAGCTGACGCTGGATCCCAGCTGCCCCCGGGACTACATTGACTGTTTCCTTCTGAGGGCAGAGAAG GGGAAGAGCAGCCCGGACACCATGTACGGCAATGAAGACTTGGTCATGTCAGTATTCAACCTCTTTGGTGCCGGGACAGTGACCACTAGTAACCTCCTGGTCTTCTTCCTCTTGGTCCTGGCAAAACACCCCCATATTCAAG CCAAGGTCCAAGAGGAGATCGATGCGGTGGTGGGTGCCGGCCGTGCTCCCAGGACGGAGGACAAGTTGAGGATGCCATACACCAACGCCGTGATCCACGAGCTGCAGCGCTTGCACAAGACCCGCATCGAGAACTTCCCACGGATGATGACACAAGACATTGTGTTCAGGGGCCACACCATCCCAAAG GGCACAGCTGTTATTCCGATATTTTCTTCCGTGCATACGGATCCAAGCCAGTGGGAAAACCCCCAAGAATTCTACCCAGGCCACTTCTTGGATGAGAAGGGCGAGTTCAGGAAGCGCGAAGCCTTCATGCCTTTCTCAGTAG GGAAGCGGATGTGCCCCGGAGAGGCGCTGGCCCGCATCGagctcttcctcttcctcacaaCGCTGCTGCAGAGTTTCACCTTCCAGATGGCTGTCGAGTATGAGGAGATGGATTTATTCTCCCTATGGATTGAGATAGAGAGGAGGGCGGTACCGGGCGAGTTCTTCGCTATTCGGCGCACGGTGTCCTCTTAA